The Parambassis ranga chromosome 4, fParRan2.1, whole genome shotgun sequence genome includes the window TGAAAAGAGATTTGATGGAGTGCAGGCTGATCTGCTCAGAAAACACTGGAGCCCTGCTGGCCTCTCACCTTGTCCAGTGTATGTTTTAGTTATAATAattgattgtttgtttgtaagAACTACTTTTGGCATTTCTCTTATTTGTAGTCAGATTTAAGTTTGTGCAAGCTTTGTATTTGCTTCAACAAGATGATTCAGTTATTTTTGTCTCCCGTTTCTCCTGTTCCTGAATCATGTTTATAGCACATAATGTATACACAGACGAGACAGGGAAGTGTTCTGTATATTTGGGTGTAGAACTAAACTTATTTGGAGCTACATGTGTCTTATTAATGTTTAAAGTGTGACGTTTTGCTCTTTGTCCACAAACCACAGCGGAGATTGGCGACTATGATGATGTAGCAGACAGGGACTTCCTGAGGATAAACAAGCTGTTGCCTTACCAAGAAAACGTGCAAGAAAGGATCATGGAGCTCCATCGCAGGCACCTGTAAGTTTCCCTGTTCTATCTGTTATGAAACTCATTTCATGTTGAGCTGAAGCTTTGTGATGGAATTCTCAAATTCCTTAGTTAACAATCAGTGACAATTAAATTTGACACTGATAtaaaattgtttaaaatgtaatttatggAACCAAGAggcctttgtttgttttttagtttagtttcttCTCTAACATATACGACACAAGAGAAACCAAAATTCATTCCTTTCTCCACCTGACAGCACATTAAAACAGTTTTAAGGCAGTTTACTGTTAaactgacacacaacagacGCTGATGTGTTGCAGGGTTAGTGTGATCTGTGGTCTGTGAGAATCCAGTGGAAATGCAAATTACTGCCCAGTCTGATATTATTAGAACAGTGTACAGTATCAAAATACAGAACATTACAGACAACAGATGTTCTTTATGACAGAAGTCTGCTACCTTGGAAAAAGACACGCATGATGTATATTTCAGTATCACTTTGTAAAAAGCAGCCTGTGTTTTATCGGTTTGTAGTGAACCCTTGGTccttaatgttttgttttttatttttcaatcaGAAAAGCCCAAACCACAATGGAAAACTATCATATCTGCACAATATTTAGTGTTTAGGCAAAatattttcacttttctttcCACCCCAAAAATGTTTTCTCTCCTGCACTGTGGTGATTGGTATGTGCACTGCACACAAAATCACTCGGtactgtgtggtctgtgtgatACACATTTTGCTGTTTTCCAGTCCTGTGGTTGACTTGAAATTGTAATATGTATTCCACAAAATGTTTTACACAATCTCAATTTTATGTGCAGTAGCACATCGTctatgcattattattatgtaatttCTTTATTAACTGTGATGAGGTCAGTGAACTGTGTGTTCTTGCTACAGAGCCAGAATGAGGGTTTTACCCCATGTTTTTAGAGTTCAGTGTCACTGCACTTTTCCCACCACCAGAGTACTATCCTATAGCCAATAGGAAATCTTTCAACCTAGTGTATTAGGCAGCTCTAAAGACTTCTGCTAATCTCTTCCCTTGGTTGCCAGTGCGGAAGCACAAGCAGTGAGTTCCCTGGCCTAATCCCTTGCTCTGGCTGGTCTATTAGCCATAAGGCCAGTGGGGCAGGGGAGGGCCCTAAGGAGATTTCATTGCTTAACGGATGAACAAAATTAGAATGGGGTGATGATTGGATGGATATGTCTTGCTAACATGCCGTTTGGTTGTAATCACATGGTTTTAGATAATGCTTCTGAAATCCTCAAAGTTATAAGGGATTTAAGGTCACACTACTGGACATACAAGTCATGATACTATCTTGCTTTGTTTAGGCTTATAGTGAGTCCAAATCTACAGTTGCTAATAGCAGCTATTTAAAGTAGTTTATTATATAACTGAAGCAGTGTAATCTTGCAGTGTTGCATATATATCTAACAATAGTATTACACAGCCTAACCAGCTGTGGACATGCTGTTACACAGTGGTCATGTATGTGTTATATTGTTTATATCAGGGGCCAGACTCCAGCTGAATCAGATTTCCAAATCCTGGAGATTGCCCGTAAACTGGAAATGTATGGCGTCCGCTTCCACCCAGCAGCTGACCGGGAGGGCAGCAAGATCAATCTAGCTGTGGCTCATATGGGACTTCAGGTTTTTCAGGTGATTACTGTTCTGATACCAGATGTCTTCTGTGACTATGGCCCTCAGTCCCAAACAGTGTAGCTGATGATTACTTTTTGTAACATGTATTTCTCTCCCAGGGCACCACAAAGATAAACACCTTCAACTGGTCCAAGATTCGCAAACTGAGTTTCAAGAGAAAGCGCTTCCTGATCAAGCTCCACCCAGAGGTCCATGTGAGTATCAATGAAAAGGTCCTTGTTTCAAAAGTGTTTATTGACAGGTTTTGCATGCATTGTGGAGGAGAAGAGATTACTTTCaatgtgtttcttttcattctttGTTTCAGGGCCCCCATCAGGATACTCTTGAATTTTTGATGGCTAGTCGAGACCAATGCAAAATCTTTTGGAAGATCTGTGTGGAATACCACTCTTTTTTCCGTTTGTATGATCAACCGCAACCCAAAACCAAAGCAATCCTGTTCACCAGAGGCTCCTCCTTTAGATACAGGTACCtaactacagacacacaaagacgtGCCTCTTGtatgataaaacaaaaaaaggttatGTCATGTTATTATATAATGCTTTAATTCTTTGTCCGTCAGTGGAAGAACGCAAAAACAGCTCGTGGATTATGTCAGGGAAAATGGAGCAAAGAGAACCCCTTACCAGAggtctgtgtttcagtgtggaTACACACTATATACAAAAAACTACAAAGGCCAAACATCTgctgtgaaatgtttttttcatatttgtttaAATGATAATGCTGACAAATAATTTTTTTCTGCTCAGGAGGAATAGTAAAATACGAATGTCTGCCCGCTCCCTAGCAACAGATGTGCCAAAACAGGTAAGTCATAAATTATAATCATAAATTATAATGTAATTAATGAACTGTCACCTCTTGTTTCCTGATTCATCACTGTGTTTTTCCCCTGTACCTTGTCTGtgttgcctcttttttttttttttagagcttGTCATTCAATGACAGTCTCAGGTCTCCAGGCTCCCCTTCCTCTGCTATCATGTCCTTCCACTCAGCGCACATCTCTAACATTTCCCTGCGAACAGAGCGGCAGCCTCAGCCTTTGTCCACACTGAGCCAGTCTCCagcacctcctcagcagcatcTTCAGTCCCCTCTGCAAGCCACCAGACCCCCCAGCCCCCCGAAGGAAGAACCTGTCAAGCCTGCTACCCCATCACACTACGCTTTTCAAGGTGCCCCTAGCAATCAGGCAGCAGGACACTGCAGccccttgtttgtgtgtgtagagagtgGCACTTTGCAATCACAGCCCTCCAAAAATGGCAATGAGGATAATGAGTGGGGTGGGAGAAGGGGAACTGGGTGTTCTCTGGGAGGGAGTGTGGGGAAGAGGAAGGGGGTTCTTACACCTGAGGCTTTTGAGGCAGAGCTTTTGCGTACAAAACAGAATCCCATGTTTTCAATGTCTGGCTCACCGCTGCAGGTTACAGAGGAGTTCATTGATGATGATCCTACTGAAATTTCCTTTTATGGTGGGGGGGCAGAGGCCTACTCCTATGGGCTTGAGGATAAAGTAGATCAGTTTGATTTTGTGGAGGAATCTGACCTCAGCAAAAATAGAATCTTCAGTGTGGGAATTGAGGACCTGAATGGGAATACCAATGCCTTCCCCGATAGCATCGTTGGTCATTCTGAGACCAGCTCCTTGGTTAACAATCGCTCTGAGTGCAGCTCCCTGGACAACCTAGGGCTCAGCTCTGCAGGTGAGTCCATGTCAGTGGGCTACGGAGGTGCTGACTCCTCCTCACTTCGTCTGCCTGGGTCTGACATCCAGTCAGAGGCCAGCTCAATGGTAAACTTTCCAGCATACTCTGTGCGGTCTGAGAGCAGCTCTGCCATGCAGTTCAGTGACCTGGTTGAGCAACTTGAGCAGCTCAGCTACCCGCCAACTGCCACTGAGGGTTCTGGGAATGGCAGCTCAGATTCAGATTCCGACTGGGGCTCTGACAGCGTCCTTCCCCCTGAACAGAACCTGTTTTACAGTAACCCTCTGACAGGGAGCAGTGGAATAGAGGGTTTCCTCCTTCAATGCCACAACTTGCAGACCCTGGCACTAACAGACCCCTCTGGATCCCcacatattaaaatgtaaagcACATGTCCTTACAGCACTTGAAGCCTGAGTCTAGAGCTGTTCAGTGAATGCAGTCTGACATAACTCTCATCAACACATTCTTAAAAGCTTTTAGCTTTGAAGTGGAAATGGCTGCACAAGGCGATGATGCATTTATTGCTGGTGTCCAGCCATCTTTATGTTAGTACCGGTATTTGGATTTAGTTTCCAACAGCCGGCATTCTTAACTTTCAGGCTTATCTGTTTTAATGCCTTGCTGAGGGCTGGAGGAAAACATGTACTGTTCCATATGGATGTATTTTTCTACAGGTAGTGCTGTTATTTAAGTTTAGGTTACTGAATTGACCTGTTAAACATGGTACTCCTGTCAGTGTCAGATGGGCTATTGGGTCATTTTCATGAGACCCTTGAATGTCTGTTTGTCATGCACCATGCAGCCTTTAAAGCCCTCAAACATCGCAGAACATGCAAACATTTGTGGGCTTTTTCTTTGGAAGCTTTCTGCtgtttaatacacacattttctcattttgtaGCATAATATACACATCAACATCAGAATGTCCTAACAGATTAAGTTCCTGCTTGCTAAATATACAATAATTCAAACGTGACTTTCTCTAGTCACCTTAAATTGATCACTAAGCTTCCAATAGGAAACTATTAAGCAATGTAGTGATTTTACTTTTTGCATCATATATCTTGACTCACAAGTAAAAATGGGATATGTTAAAGTACTTAACAGTTGCCTTAATACTTAATATGCTGATTTTATCTTTCCTTTGTAGGATGACACTTCCTGTGCAGTAGTTTGCCAGTCTTTCTAATCTCAGGGTAACAAAGTGAAACCAGTAGCGACCCGGGCAGatcttttatatttaaaaacaagtcGCGCCATGAAGCCATTCTTCCACTTTCACTTCTGCACCTCACTGACACCTGCTGGTTAAAGTAGTTGTCAGCAGTTTTTCTTATCACATTAGTCCACAGCACCTATTAGGTGTAATGCTTAGTTCATGATTTCTGAAGGATTCAAAATAACGACACATTTCACCAAAGTAAACACTAATATTTTTGCTTCAAGCGAAGAATGTCAACAGTGTACAAATGAGCCATTAGGTACACTGTTAACACCACTTTATACAAAATGAATGTATCATTGTACTTGTATGTAAGGCTTTAGTAAAGCATGTATGATAGTGTACACTAGCACTCCTTAATTACTAAACAATGTAGCTCTTAAGTATTTGATCAAAGTAAAGCTCTTGGTATTGTATGTACTCGTGTACAGCTGGTACAACTGCTTTGCACTTTTTTCCGTCATATAACCTCCAGTATGTTTGGGGTTTTGTTATTGGCATAGTCATTCAGAATAACATCAGGATAATATTCTGGTCATCAGAAGGAAACCGGTGTCTTTGcacttgggttttttttttattgtgttgtcATAGTATGGGCATAGGAAAAATGTTTTGCTGCCACCTTTCACTAACCTAATGGGTTGGATTTCCTCCTTGCAGAGGTCAAGCTCACTGTGAAGGGCTTGAAGTTGGCCTTCACTTTGAGGTCTGCTGTTTCTGGAGATGATGCAGAATCTCCTTTTGTCTGCAGCACTTGCACCGCAGTGTCTTAAAGCACTTCCTTTCTTGCAGTTTATTATCTCAGGTGTACGTTCCTGCTTTGTGGGATGTTTCGGCCCAGCGTCTCTGTGGAAAAGGGGATTTTATAGATAGGGAATGTGACTTCTTTAGAATCAGCCGACACTTGATGCATTGTCTCATTGTCATTTTGAAGGATGGCAAACAGCCAAAAGAAGTGTATTTGCAATCTCTCTACAGTCACAAGAGTGGACTGAATCACCTTGGAGAGTATGGAATCCTTTTGTTTCAGATGCCATCAGTAATAGTTGACTGGTCTGATAAATGGTTTGTCATGAtggcttttctttcttttttactgCCACTTCTTAGATTATTATAATGACGGGCTGATAATTATAACCAGCTAACTGCACTTAGGCACAAAGTAATCGTCACTTAATCCTGAACATGTATACTTACTAATTATAAACGACTTGTACTTAATGTTTGTATGTTTACTCTCAAGAATAAAGTAATCACTTTTGGGTACCATGAATGTCAGACTTAAAATTCTTTTTGAGATGCAGACTGCAAGTAAAGGAGTAACAGTGATGTTACTCTGTCAACTGCTTTAACAGAAGCCCCTGTGGtgttaggtgttttttttaaatggtccTGATCACCCGAGACAAATTCCACCTTACTGTTAGAAGGGAAAAACCATTAAGTGCATACttttaatgaaatgaaaagtgAAACTCTGGGCCTGCACACTCATTTGTGTGGCACGCTGCAGTTTTTCCGTTTAGATTTGACCAGACTTGTATGCTTCAGGGGGTTTCAGACTTGTACACAAGATTCCTCAGCCTAATTccagctgaatgtgtgtgtgtgctccctgtTTGGACAGGCTTTGTGCCAAATCATTCCACAGCAAACCCCCGTCCTCCTGCCGCTGAGGCCGCCGCCCGCTCCCTTCTCCTCTCATTCCCTGTGGGGCACTTCAAATAAACTATAAACAGCTATTTGCCCTCCAGACAAGCCACATTCCTGATAAGTCTTTGCGTGAGCAATTATTTCCGGGTCGAGTggtgttgtttcttttttttctctctctcggtCTTCCcccactgcttttttttctttttttttcctcgttCTAATAGAAGTGGAAGAACAGCTGTGGGTGACCCATGACTCAGTAAACAGCGTTTCATCTGATTGTTTTGTCCTCTGATTTGTTGTGCAAGAATGCTCACAGACAGAACAAAGGCTGCAGAGCCAGTTCTCTGAAATGGAATCAGGCTTGTAAAAGTTACTATTAATCATTTGTCCTTCTTTAAAAACAGTGGCAGGAAGAGAAAAGACATGGGAGCCATTACTTTGCCCAGTCTGCGGTTTTGTTGGTGGTCTGGTCAGTGGTGTGATAAAGGATTCCACTTGATTGGTTGAAATGTGCTGTGGTGTTTTTCTCTGAGAGGAAAAACAAGTTAGCTGAACTCTGTATTTGACTGCGCAACATTTTAGACAAATATGTTACTGTGCCATGTTTCACTTTACACTTCACCCTCCCAACACCTCTACGCTGTTCTCTCATATATTTGACTATTTGACGAATAATtaacacacttcctgtcacatctTCCACAGATTCAGTGGTGGACAGCCCTCAGCTTTCCCCGTCCACCTCTAAGGGTCCCCTCTGCCTGTCGCCCTCATTCCAGATGTCCACCCTCAGCCTGCCAGGCCAGGCCCCGTCACCCCTTCAAAGCCCCATCCTGAGTGAGGTGGGCAGCAATGCCAgactagaggaggaggaggagggcaggaggaAGGTACACTACTTACATGCTACTCATCCAAAACCCCATCTTATAACCTCAAATCACACACCTCACTGACTCCTTATAATGTACAATGAAATGAGAAGTTGTCTAAGTGGAGGGACAGACACTTTAAGGAAATGTTGTCTACTGTTGTATTAAAAGCTGATATTCCTCTCATCCCTCAGCGATATCCCACCGACAAGGCCTACTTCATTGCCAAAGAGATTCTGACCACAGAGCGAACATACCTGAAAGACCTTGAAGTCATCACTGTGGTGAGTTGTATTTATCTATAAAGCTGTTGATGTTTCTTAACCACAAAAGACTAATACTGGGGTTTACTAAACTCATATTGAGTTCAACTACTTACTATTGTGAAATTTCTGTTTTTGCCTATTGATAATAGGGGTCCAAAGGCCTGTTGTGTTGAGGGCTAATGTCCACGACTGTGGATTTGAAGTCCATTTTTGTGACAGTTTTTACTGAGAGGGTGCTTTTCTAAAGGTcaaccattttgttttttaaggttTAGTGGTTGTGAAGCATGTAGATATCCTGCTATGAGTATTAATGATGCTGAAAACACGTTTTTCAACAGTTGATATTTACTGAAGGCAGTCCAAACTAATGAACAGTCTCCGATCTACCAGAATTATACTACACAACTTTGCTATTTTCCTTTGCTCACagtgtctttttctgtcttgaGGTTTCCCCTCTTTTTTCCTGACATGTCATGATATGTCTATGGAAATGTAAAATTTGACAGTATTTGTGTCAAGATATGAAAAATACTGAACAGGTTTGATCAGAAACAGAAGCTCTTTTCCACTGAGCTACAGTTATTGGTTGGGCTCAGAATGACTGCCAATTCCCTGAACAGACTCAATTTCAGTTCACAAGGTCTCAGTTTGATTCAATTCAGCTCGTTTAGAATTATTTCTGTTTTAGTACCACATTTAGGAGATGTTGTAAATTATAAGTTGGACGTCTCTTACCTTGTGCATCATAAAAATGTTAGTGTTTACATTAAGGTGGGTCATTTTCCTATAGTCAGGGAGCATACTGCTATAGGTATTATTAGAATTTATGTTATTTGTTATTAATACTCTTTACCCTGGTGATGGATTTATTGGTCGGTTTTTATTTGAAACAatactttttcatttttattattatttatagatGTAACTAAATTTAGCAGCAGAATCAAGGATGACGTGTCTCACATCCATGCACAGCCATGTCTTGCTCGGATGGTCAGccccctgtgtttttgttggagACTCCTGTGAAATCTTTAGATGTTTCTGGtgctaaatatatatataaacttatatattCCTGTGTGGTTATTTAGTGGCTGTTATTACTTGTACTGTACAGCATTGtgttaaaaaacatattttattttgatactgtcattacaaatgttttttttgtggtccTAGTGGTTCCGCAGTGCTGTGATCAAAGAAAACGCCATGCCTGAAGGCCTCATGACCCTCCTCTTCTCCAACATCGACCCCATCTACGAGTTCCACCGAGGCTTCCTGAAGGAGCTGGATCAGAGACTGGCTCTCTGGTAGGTGCTCCATCATTGTGTGTGACATGATGCACTGGAGCTTCTTTCTTGTTGGATTGACTAAAAGACaaaatctttttctttcttcagggAGGGTCGCTCTAATGCTCACGTCAAAGGTGACTACCAGAGAATTGGCGATGTGATGCTGAAGAATATGTGCGCTCTGAAGGTTTGTATACACCCATAGCTTTTGTAActccttcttctctgtcacACATTGGGCCAAATGGGATGTCTTGTATTTGACTTGATCACCAGGAATTCACCAGCTACCTACAGAAGCACGACGAGGTGTTGACAGAGCTGGAGAAAGCCTCCAAGAGGCTGAAGAAGCTGGAGACGGTCTACAAAGAGTTTGAGCTGCAGAAGGTCTGCTACCTGCCACTCAACACATTCCTGCTCAAGCCCATCCAGCGCCTCATGCACTACAAACTCATCCTCGAGAGACTATGCAAGCATTATTCCCCCACCCATCGCGATCATGACGATTGCAAGGGTGAGTTTTTCCTCCACTAATTGCAGCGCCGATCATCATAACTTCTCATTTCTGGTTCAATGACATACTGCAGCGTGACAATAAATGCAGCTTTGCAGTGATGAAGTAAAGTAAAAATAGTTCTAAATTTTACATTTATGTAAAGATATGTAAAAAGTAGTTGAGGAAAAGCAATGTGAAAGTAATGCTTTGTTGGGATTCTGCACTAATGTAAGTAATGACTTTCAGTGctgaactgttttgtttttatgtgtgtggtaCAGGGTGTGGAAACCTGTTTAAGTAGTTTTCAGATCCTGAAAAAAGTACATAACAAAGTATGGtcaaataaaaaactaaaatccacaagaataataataattatgtgTACAAGATACCTGTAGCTAGGCATGGCAAATGTACCTGTTTCTGattcttatgttttttttaccctACAGAGGCTCTGAAGGAAGTGGCGGACATAGCCGCTCAGCTCCAGAGCAGTCTTATCCGGCTGGAGAATTTCCAAAAGCTgactgagctgcagagagaccTGATTGGTATTGAGA containing:
- the farp2 gene encoding FERM, ARHGEF and pleckstrin domain-containing protein 2 isoform X1: MGDIEGSYRVLQTPGTRLGAQFNAGISTLEPGQSLSGNMVSGNRSHGRLLQIRVQGLDESQEFFDTDPKALGQALLSEVYHRGNLIESDYFGLEFQNMQMNWVWLEPTKPIAKQVRRPANTFFRLSVKFFPPDPGQLQEEYTRYLFSLQMKRDLMECRLICSENTGALLASHLVQSEIGDYDDVADRDFLRINKLLPYQENVQERIMELHRRHLGQTPAESDFQILEIARKLEMYGVRFHPAADREGSKINLAVAHMGLQVFQGTTKINTFNWSKIRKLSFKRKRFLIKLHPEVHGPHQDTLEFLMASRDQCKIFWKICVEYHSFFRLYDQPQPKTKAILFTRGSSFRYSGRTQKQLVDYVRENGAKRTPYQRRNSKIRMSARSLATDVPKQSLSFNDSLRSPGSPSSAIMSFHSAHISNISLRTERQPQPLSTLSQSPAPPQQHLQSPLQATRPPSPPKEEPVKPATPSHYAFQDSVVDSPQLSPSTSKGPLCLSPSFQMSTLSLPGQAPSPLQSPILSEVGSNARLEEEEEGRRKRYPTDKAYFIAKEILTTERTYLKDLEVITVWFRSAVIKENAMPEGLMTLLFSNIDPIYEFHRGFLKELDQRLALWEGRSNAHVKGDYQRIGDVMLKNMCALKEFTSYLQKHDEVLTELEKASKRLKKLETVYKEFELQKVCYLPLNTFLLKPIQRLMHYKLILERLCKHYSPTHRDHDDCKEALKEVADIAAQLQSSLIRLENFQKLTELQRDLIGIENLTAPGREFIREGCLYKLTKKGLQQRMFFLFSDMLLYTSKGVTATNQFKVHGQLPLHGMIVEESENEWSVPHCFTIYSAQRTIVVAASSKVEMGKWIEDLNLAIDMSKKSQEKSSIFLDTGLSDRSNRSSDEVSLEQESEDDMNSSRTSLDKQTHHRANTTMHVCWHRNTSVSMSDHSLAVENQLSGYLLRKFKNSNGWQKLWVVFTNFCLFFYKTHQDDFPLASLPLLGYTVSTPEESDSIHKEYVFKLQFKSHVYFFRAESEYTFERWMEVIKSAASTTGRMSLLIPKGGPMEMNGN
- the farp2 gene encoding FERM, ARHGEF and pleckstrin domain-containing protein 2 isoform X2 yields the protein MGDIEGSYRVLQTPGTRLGAQFNAGISTLEPGQSLSGNMVSGNRSHGRLLQIRVQGLDESQEFFDTDPKALGQALLSEVYHRGNLIESDYFGLEFQNMQMNWVWLEPTKPIAKQVRRPANTFFRLSVKFFPPDPGQLQEEYTRYLFSLQMKRDLMECRLICSENTGALLASHLVQSEIGDYDDVADRDFLRINKLLPYQENVQERIMELHRRHLGQTPAESDFQILEIARKLEMYGVRFHPAADREGSKINLAVAHMGLQVFQGTTKINTFNWSKIRKLSFKRKRFLIKLHPEVHGPHQDTLEFLMASRDQCKIFWKICVEYHSFFRLYDQPQPKTKAILFTRGSSFRYSGRTQKQLVDYVRENGAKRTPYQRRNSKIRMSARSLATDVPKQSLSFNDSLRSPGSPSSAIMSFHSAHISNISLRTERQPQPLSTLSQSPAPPQQHLQSPLQATRPPSPPKEEPVKPATPSHYAFQDSVVDSPQLSPSTSKGPLCLSPSFQMSTLSLPGQAPSPLQSPILSEVGSNARLEEEEEGRRKRYPTDKAYFIAKEILTTERTYLKDLEVITVWFRSAVIKENAMPEGLMTLLFSNIDPIYEFHRGFLKELDQRLALWEGRSNAHVKGDYQRIGDVMLKNMCALKEFTSYLQKHDEVLTELEKASKRLKKLETVYKEFELQKVCYLPLNTFLLKPIQRLMHYKLILERLCKHYSPTHRDHDDCKEALKEVADIAAQLQSSLIRLENFQKLTELQRDLIGIENLTAPGREFIREGCLYKLTKKGLQQRMFFLFSDMLLYTSKGVTATNQFKVHGQLPLHGMIVEESENEWSVPHCFTIYSAQRTIVVAASSKVEMGKWIEDLNLAIDMSKKSQEKSSIFLDTGLSDRSNLFGSPAVSPELPPRYLLGQGQRPNTITHVCWYRNQNLSLTDYLRMNQNQLSGYLLRKFKNSNGWQKLWVVFTNFCLFFYKTHQDDFPLASLPLLGYTVSTPEESDSIHKEYVFKLQFKSHVYFFRAESEYTFERWMEVIKSAASTTGRMSLLIPKGGPMEMNGN